The nucleotide window GGAGGATCTGTTCGCCCAGCTGGCGACGGAGCGGGAGGCGCGAGAGGCCGAGGAGGCCGCGGGGGCGGCGGAGCCGGCCGATGGCGGCGGGCGGGCGCAGGAGGCCCAGGAGGAGTTGCCGCGGCGCTGGCACCCGGGCCTGGACGTGGTGCACGAGGAGTACGGTGCCGGCTGGGTGCAGGGGAGCGGAGTGGGGAGAGTGACCATCCGCTTCGAAACGCCGTGGTCCGCACCGGGAAGGGTGCGGACCTTTGCTGTCGAGGACCCGGCGCTGCGGCCGGGGGAGCCCCTGCCGCTGGTGGGCGGGGGGCCGGCGGATGCTCAGTCGTCCGAGCCGGCGATCTTGCCGAAGTCGCTGTCGCCGGATCCGGGTGAGGACACCGGATCGGTCGGGGAGGAGATATCCAGCCGGTAGTGGTGGTAGAGCTGGAGTTCTTGCTCGGGGGAGAGATGGCGGCCCACGCCGAAGTCCGGCGCGTCCTTGATCAGCTTGCGGTCGTAGGGAATGTGCAGGCCCTCACCGACCATTTTGCTGGGCTCGAGGGGGACGAACGCGTCCCGGCTGAAAAGTCCGGTGCGCACGGCCGCCCACTCCGGTTCCCCCGTCGCGTCGTCGAGGTAGACCTCGTCGATCGTGCCTATTTTCGCGCCGTTCCGGTCGAACGCTTTGCGGCCGATCAGGCTCCGGGGATCGATATCGGTTTGCACGGCCCCTCCAATTGGTCGCAACTGCCCTGTGACAACTACCAAACGGCACATTTCATGCCCTGGCCACTCGAAGGATCCTTCGACTGCTGCGCTGGTAGGCTGGCGAATGGCCGTAGACCCCGTGCGGGAGAGTCCTTGTCGTTCGCGACCAGGGCGCCGAAGGAGCAAATCCTCCCCGGAATCTCTCAGGCACACGTACCGCATGGACGAGGTCACTCTGGAAAGCAGGGCGGGCCTCGGAAGGCACAGCTCCGGGACCCCTCCTCACCGACGGTGAAAGCCGGGCCGCCTCGCGCGGGCCGGTGAAGCTCTCAGGTTGAGATGACAGAGGGGGAGGGCCGTCCGGGCACCCGCCTCGTGGTGCCCCTCGTAGGTCGCACCGACCAGGAGGCCCCCGCAGATGACCACCAATCGCATCTCCTTGACCGAGCTGGAAAGCGGCACCCCCTTCGCGCGCCGGCACATCGGTCCCGACCACGAGGCGCAGGCGAAGATGCTCGCGCACGTCGGTTTCGGTTCGCTGGACGAACTGACCGCCACCGCCGTACCCGACGTGATCAAGAGCACGGAGGCGCTCGGCCTGCCGCAGGCCCGTACCGAGGCCGAGGTCCTGGCGGAGCTGCGCGACCTCGCGGACCGTAACCAGGTGCTGTCGTCCATGATCGGACTCGGCTACTACGGCACCTTCACCCCGCCGGTGATCCTGCGGAACGTGATGGAGAACCCGGCCTGGTACACCGCGTACACGCCTTACCAGCCGGAGATCTCGCAGGGCCGCCTGGAGGCGCTGCTGAACTTCCAGACCATGGTCGCCGAGCTGACCGGGCTGCCCACCTCCGGCGCCTCCCTGCTGGACGAGGGCACCGCCGCGGCCGAGGCCATGTCGCTGTCCCGCCGGGTCGGCAAGGTCAAGCAGGGCGTCTTCCTGATCGACGCCGACTGTCTGCCGCAGACCGTCGCCGTGATCCGGACCCGCGCCGAGCCGACCGGCGTGGAGGTCGTGGTCGCGGACCTGAGCGAGGGGATCCCCGCCGAGGTCGCCGAGCGCGGTGTCTTCGGTGTGCTGCTGCAGTACCCGGGTGCCTCCGGCGCGGTCCGCGACCCGCGCGGCGTCATCGAGCAGGCCCACGAGCTGGGCGCGATCGTCACCGTGGCCGCCGATCTGCTGGCCCTGACGCTGCTGACCTCGCCCGGTGAGCTCGGCGCGGACATCGCCGTCGGCACCACCCAGCGCTTCGGCGTCCCGATGGGCTTCGGCGGCCCGCACGCCGGCTTCATGGCCGTGCGCGACCAGTTCGCCCGCAGCCTGCCCGGCCGCCTGGTGGGCGTCTCCGTCGACGCCGACGGCAACAAGGCCTACCGCCTCGCGCTGCAGACCCGTGAGCAGCACATCCGCCGCGAGAAGGCCACCAGCAACATCTGCACCGCGCAGGTGCTGCTCGCCGTCATGGCCGGGATGTACGCCGTCTACCACGGCCCCGAGGGCCTGCGGACCATCGCCCGCCGCACCCACCGCTACGCGACCATCCTCGCCGAGGGCCTGCGGGCCGGCGGGGTGGAGACCGTGCACGGCGCCTACTTCGACACCCTGACCGCGCGGGTGCCGGGCCGGGCCGCCGAGGTCGTCGCCGCCGCCCGCGCGGCCGGGATCAACCTCCGGCAGGTCGACGCCGACCTGGTCGGTATCGCCTGCGACGAGACCACCGGACGCGCCGAGCTGGCCGGGGTCTGGGATGCCTTCGGTGTGCGGGGCGACATCGAAGAGCTCGACGCGGCCGTCGCCGAGGCGCTGCCGCAGACGCTGCTGCGCGGCGACGACTACCTCAGCCACCCGGTGTTCCACCAGTACCGCTCCGAGACCGCGATGCTGCGCTACCTGCGCACCCTCGCCGACAAGGACTACGCGCTGGACCGCGGCATGATCCCGCTCGGCTCCTGCACGATGAAGCTGAACGCCACCACGGAGATGGAGCCGGTCACCTGGCCCGCCTTCGGCCAGCTCCACCCGTTCGCGCCCGCCGGCCAGGCCGAGGGCTACCTCACGCTCATCCAGGAGCTGGAGGAGCGGCTGGCCATCGTCACCGGCTACGACAAGGTCTCCCTCCAGCCGAACGCCGGCTCGCAGGGCGAGCTGGCCGGTCTGCTGGCCGTCCGCGCCTACCACCGTGCCAACGGTGACGAGCAGCGCACGGTGTGCCTGATCCCCTCCTCGGCGCACGGCACCAACGCCGCCAGCGCCGTGATGGCCGGGATGAAGGTCGTCGTCGTCAAGACCGGCGAGGACGGCGAGGTCGACGCCGACGATCTGCACGCCAAGATCGAGAAGCACCGTGACGAGCTCGCGGTCCTGATGGTGACCTACCCCTCCACGCACGGCGTCTTCGAGGAGCACATCACCCAGATCTGCGCGGCCGTGCACGACGCCGGCGGCCAGGTCTACGTCGACGGCGCGAACCTCAACGCGCTGGTCGGGCTCGCCGAGCCCGGCAGGTTCGGCGGCGATGTCTCGCACCTCAACCTGCACAAGACCTTCTGCATCCCGCACGGCGGCGGCGGCCCCGGTGTCGGCCCGGTCGGCGTCCGTGCCCACCTTGCGCCCTATCTGCCCAACCACCCGCTGCAGCCCGCCGCGGGCCCCGAGACGGGCGTCGGGCCGATCTCCGCGGCTCCCTGGGGCTCGGCCGGCATCCTGCCGATCTCCTGGGCGTACGTCCGGCTGATGGGCGGCGAGGGCCTCAAGCGCGCCACCCAGGTCGCGGTCCTGAGTGCCAACTACATCGCCAAGCGGCTGGAGGCGCACTACCCGGTGCTCTACACCGGTCCTGGTGGCCTGGTCGCCCACGAGTGCATCATCGACGTCCGGCCGCTGACCAAGGCGACCGGCGTGAGCATCGACGACGTCGCCAAGCGGCTGATCGACTACGGCTTCCACGCGCCGACGATGTCCTTCCCCGTGGCCGGCACGCTGATGATCGAGCCGACCGAGAGCGAGGACCTGGACGAGCTGGACCGCTTCTGCGACGCGATGATCGCCATCCGGGCGGAGATCGAGAAGGTCGGCTCGGGGGAGTGGGACAAGGGCGACAACCCGCTGCGCAACGCCCCGCACACGGCGGCCACGCTCAGCGGCGACTGGACGCACCCCTACACCCGCGAGGAGGCCGTCTTCCCGGCCGGCGTCGATGCCGCCGAGAAGTACTGGCCGCCGGTGCGCCGCATCGACGGCGCCTTCGGTGACCGTAACCTCGTCTGCTCCTGCCCGCCGCTGGACGAGTACGACAGCTGATCCCCGCAGACAGCATCAAGGGCCCTCGGCAGGTGTGCCGGGGGCCCTGGTGTGTCGCGTGCCGGACGGTCGCCGGTCAGGCGGCGGTGGCCCGGGTGCGGTGCGGGGCGATGACCTGCCCGTCCGGTAGCAGTTCACCGGTGTCCTCGAAGAGCAGGACGCCATTGCAGAGCAGGCTCCAGCCCTGCTCCGGGTGGTGTGCCACAAGATGGGCGGCCTCCCGGTCGGTGGAATCCGCTGACGGGCAGGGCGGTTGGTGCTGACACATGGAAGTTGTCTTTCGCTGCGGAGTGGTGAACGTCGTCGTGCGGCGCGATGAGGTGTTCATGGCCGCTCCCCCGTTTCCTTCGGTCGGTCCCAGTGTTGCCCCACGGACGGGATTCCGCAGGGATTTCGCGGCAGCGGTACTCACTCGGTACTGACGCGTCACCCGTGCGGGCGGTTGCTCTCAATTGCACGCTTCCCCAAGAGGGTTGGCCGTGGCGTCCACGGGCTAGTCCGCGTGGGTGAGCGCGACAGCGTGCCCCGTGGCCGGAAGGGGCCACGGGGCACGGACCGGCGGGACGGCGGGCGCCGGTGTCCGGGTGGGGCGGGAGCCGATGCAGGGGGTGGAGTGGAGCCGATGGGGTGGGGTCAGGCGGGTTCGCGCAGGAGCGGGGCGGGGGCCAGCCGCAGGGTCAGCCGGGGGAGCAGATCGGCGAGGCGCTGCGGGCGGTGCGCGGCGATCCCCGGCGGGGCGGGTGCCAGCGGTACCAGCAGGTCACCGGCCGCGGGCAGGCCCTCGGTGCCGTCGGAGGCGGTGTCGTGATGCAGCCACAGCGTGAGCATGTACAGCTCGGGGACGGACAGCAGGCGCGGCTGGAGGGGCGCGGTGAGGGCCTCGGCCTGGGCGAGTGCCTGCTCGGTCGCGGCGACGTAGGGGCCGCCGCAGAAGCGTGCGAAGGTCCAGCCGTCCGGGGTGAGCCGCGCCTCGGCGGTCGCCACGGCACGCTCTCCGCCACGGACCAGGAACCGCCAGCCCGCCAGTCGGGTGTGCGGGGTGCCGCCGGGCCGGCTGATGTCGTCCCAGACGTGCACCGGCAGCGGGTGATCGGGGCTGAGCGGCCCCTGATGGGTGCGGAGCGCGGAGACCGGGGCCTCGCGGACCGCGGTGGGGGAGCCGAGGGCGCCGAGGACGCTGCGCAGGGCGGGCGCAGGGGCAGGGGCGAGGAGCAGCGGCATGGTGGGTCGCCTCTCACTTCGGAGACACGGTGGAGCGCGGCGGGTGCAAACGGCGCTGTCTGCGGGCGGGGTCAGAGCGTGGCCGGCCGGGGCTGCGGCGCGGCGGGGTCGGCCGCGGTGCCCCCGTGCCGGTGGAAACACCGGGACACTGGGCGCCAAGTCTCTGCCTCGTCAGCGGAGTTTATACGACGTATGTTCTGAAAGAGTTTCGGCTAGCGGCCTTGTGGATTTTCGGCAAGGTGAAATCCAGACCGCTGCGCGAGGTGTTTTCCGCCGCTTTGTACGGAGGTTTCCGCGGCCACCTTGCATTCCCCGGCCGACGCGGTAGGCCGGATCTCGTCGGCTTTTTCCGCCGGAGAAATGCGGGCGGCGCGCGCCGCCCGGATATGCCTGGCGGGCATGCCGGAGGCTGCATCACTTCGAGCCTATCGTTACCCGCCCGCGCCGGACGCGTTATCGATCAGATTGCCGGGGCATCATCGACCGTAGCGCGAGCCCCGGCGGTGCCGGGGACGGCCCCAAGCAGCCCGTGGTCGCGGGCCGTTCACTCGAGGAGGGACCCTTCGATGGGGGAGAAGGTCGCCGCGGACGGGATCGACCTCGCGGACCGGGAGCGTTATCGAAGAAAGCTCCACGAGTGCCTTGAGGGATTGCAGAGACTCCTGAGGGAGAAGAGGTTCGACCGGCCCAGAAATCTCATGGGCCTGGAGATCGAACTCAATCTCGCCGGCGCCGACGGGCTGCCCCGCATGATGAACTCTCAAGTCCTTGAACGCATCGCCAGCCGTGATTTCCAGACGGAACTCGCCCAGTGCAATCTCGAGGTCAACATCCTGCCGCACCGCTTGAGCGGCCGGGTGCTGGACCAGCTCGCCGAGGAACTCCGTACGGGCCTCGCCTATGCGGAACGAAAAGCCCGCGAGGTCGCCGCCAGGATCGTGATGATCGGCATTCTGCCGACCCTGCACGCCAACGACCTCACGGCCGCCAGCCTCTCCGAGAACGACCGCTACGTCCTGCTCAACGACCAGATGCGGGCGGCCCGGGGGGAGGACTTCGCCCTCGACATCCGGGGTGTGGAGCATCTGGTCTCCCGCTCGCCCTCGATCGCGCCGGAGGCCGCCTGTACGTCGGTCCAGCTGCACCTCCAGGTGACACCGGGCCGCTTCGCCGCCGTCTGGAACGCGGCCCAGGCCATCGCCGCGGTGCAGGTGGCGGTCGGTGCGAACTCGCCGTTCCTCTTCGGCCGTGAGCTGTGGCGGGAGTCCCGGCCGCCGGTGTTCCAGCAGGCCACCGACACCCGCTCGCCGGAGTTGCAGGCCCAGGGGGTGCGTCCCCGTACCTGGTTCGGCGAGCGCTGGATCGACTCCGCATACGACCTGTTCGAGGAGAACCTGCGGTACTTCCCGCCGCTGCTGCCGGTGTGCGGGCCGCAGGAGCCGCTGCGGGTCCTCGAGGAGGGCGGGGTGCCCGACCTGGCCGAGCTGTCGCTGCACAACGGCACCGTCTACCGCTGGAACCGTCCCGTCTACGCGGTCGCCGACGGTGTCGCGCACCTGCGAGTCGAGAACCGCGTGCTGCCGGCCGGCCCCACCGTCGACGACGTCATCGCCAACACCGCCTTCTACTACGGACTGGTGCGGACCCTGGCCGAGGAGCCGCGCCCCGTGTGGAGCCGGCTGCCGTTCGCCGCCGCGGCCCGCAACTTCGACGTGGCCTGCCGGCACGGCATCGACGCCACCCTGGACTGGCCCCGTCCCGGGCGGGCCGGTGGCCTCACCGGCATCCCGGCCGTACGGCTGGTGCGTACGGAGCTGCTGCCGCTGGCCGCCCGGGGGCTGGATGCCTGGGGAGTGGAGCCGGCCGACCGTGACCACTACCTCGGCATCATCGAGGAGCGCTGCCGGCGACGGGTGAACGGGGCGTCCTGGCAGGCCGCGGCCTTCCATCACGCCCGGCGTCAGGGCCTGGACCGGGATGCCGCGCTCGCCGCGATGACCCGGCGCTACGGCGAGCTGATGCACACCGGGACACCGGTGCACACCTGGCCGGTCGCCTGGGCGGTCGGCGGGCGGTCCGCCGTGCCGGGGCCGCGGCAGGCGGCGACCGAGGGGGCATAGCGGAGCGGGAGGGCGAGCGGGGGGGCGGGCTCAGCGGGGTCCCTTGCCGCCCGCGGTGACGACGGCTTGAGGATCACCCGCTGGATCTGCGACGGGTCGTCGACCCGGTGGGCCGAGCGGCCGGTCGCGGCCACGATGCGGTCCAGCGCGGAGAGGTCGGCGTCCGGACCGAGCCCGAGGGCGATCAGCGGCACCGGCCGCTCGGGGTCGGCGAGACGCGTCAGCCGGGCGACCAGGGAGCCGAGGCCGATGCTGCCCGCGTCGTCGTGGGCGCCGTCGGTGACGAGGACCAGCGCGTTGACCTTCCCGCTCGCATACGTCGCGCGGGCCTGCTCGTAGGCAGCGAGTGTGGTGTCGTACAGGCCGGCGCCGCTGCGGGCCACCGGGGTCAGCGAGTGGAGTGCGGCGGTGAGCGTGTCGCGGTGGGTGCCGCCGCCGGTGACCCGGTCGCCGAGGCGGCCGGTGGGTGACACCTCGGTGTAGTCGCTGGCGCCGTCCAGGAAGGTGGCGAACGTCCACAGCCCGAACTCGTCGTCGGGCGTGCAGGTGGCCAGCGTCCGGAGCAGCGCGTTCCTGGCGAGTTCCATCCGGGTCCGGCCGCCCCGGCCCGGGACCGGGGTGCCCATCGAGGCCGAGGCGTCCACGACCGTGGTGAGCCGGGTGCTCTGCACGGTGACCGTCCACATGCCCATCAGCGCCTGGAGTTCCTTGCCCGTCGGCGGATCGGCGGGGCCGGCGGAGGCGGGCTGGGGTGCGTGGCCGCCGGCCCTGCGGACCACGGTGGGGTCGGCGCTGCCGTTGCCGTCCCCGAAGCCGTGTGCCCGCAGAACGCGCTGCCCTTCGGCCTCACCCAGCAGGGTCATGAAGCGGTTGGCGGCGCGGCTCTGCCCGGGTCCCATCTCCTCATCGTCGACCAGGACGTAGGGGTAGTCGAGGCGGGCCGCGCCGTCCCGCGGGTAGAACAGGTCGAGACGGGGGCTGCCGGCCGACGCGGTGTTGTGGGCGTACGCCGCCGGCTCGGACAGCAGCAGCGAGCGGTTGCGGCGCGGATTCTTCCGGGCGGCGGCCGAGCCGTCCCGCGGAAGGGTGGCCGTCACCGCTCTGTCGCCGTCCGCGACCCGCTGGTGGAGGAGTTTCGCGGCCGCGGCGGCCCGGGTGCCGGGGGCGCCTTCCGTGCCGTCGGCGGCGCCGGTGCGGGCCGGCGCGAGCAGCCCGGTGGCGCTGCGGGCCGGGTCGGCGATGCCCAGCCGCAGCGCGCCGGCCGAGGCCGCGGCCCGGGTCAGTTCCGCCCAGCGGTAGGTCCTGGCCGGCCAGCCCAGGGACGTGGCGGCCGTGGGGACGGCGCCCAGCACGACCGGGGACGAGGCGAGGGTGGCGGCGATGGTCAGGGGGTGCCGCGCTCGGCGCCGACGCGAGCTGTCCACAGGCTGGAATCCGGTATCCAGACCTGGAATTCGGGGTCGGCCGGCCGCTGGGCGAAGGCGTCGGCGAGGTCATGGGCGGCGCGTGCGGTGATCTCGACGTCCAGACATGCGCCGTCGGTGCGTATCGCACCGTCGCGGGCCGTCCGGGCCACCGTTCGAGCGCCGGGGCGATATCGGGCGCGGTGGCCACCGCCAGCCGCGTCGAGTTGCCGTCGCAGGGCCCGCCGAACGGGAGCAGACCGCTGCGCAGCGCCACGACCGAGCCCGCCACGACGGCGAGCGCGAGGCCGCAGGCGAGGACGAGAGTGCGCCGGCGGGCCGGCGGGCGGGACCCCGTGATCGCCGGTGCGAAGCCGTCGGGCAAGCTGTGTTGTCCCCTTGCGGTAGCGCCTCTCCTGCTCGGGCTCGATCGGCACGCGAGGGGGAGAGAGGGAAGCACGCCCTGCGGAGGGCGCCTTCCCCGGCCTGTCGCGCGCGATCTTCGTACCTGCTGTCGAGACCCTAGCGGGGCGGTGGTGACGAAGCGGCGGTAATGCGGAAGTGGAGGAAGCGTGCAGTCGGATACAAGTCCCGTGGCCGATGCGGATGTTCCGGGCCAAGGTGCCGGTACGGGGACGGACGGGGCGCCGTCCCGGAGCATCCTGCGGAGCGAGACGCTGATCGTGCTGGCGCTCTCGCTGGGTGCCAGCGCGCTGTCGGCGCTCATCAGCTTCCTCGGGTCGGTGACCAAGCCGGGCGGCCTCAAGCACCAGGCGGCGACGCTCAATGCCTCCCATGCGCCCGGCCGGCCGTGGCTCGATCTGGCCTGGCAGCTGTTCGGGATCGCGACGGCGCTGGTGCCCGTGGTGCTGGTGGCGCACCTGTTGCTGCGGGAGCGGGCCGGCGGGCTGCGGGCGATCGGCTTCGACCGCCGTCGGCCCGGCTTCGACCTGAGTCGTGGGGTGGGGGTCGCGGCCGTCATCGGCGGCAGCGGGCTGCTGCTCTACCTGGGCGCGCGGGCGGCCGGAGCGAATCTGAC belongs to Streptomyces sp. NBC_01454 and includes:
- a CDS encoding glutamate-cysteine ligase family protein, with amino-acid sequence MGEKVAADGIDLADRERYRRKLHECLEGLQRLLREKRFDRPRNLMGLEIELNLAGADGLPRMMNSQVLERIASRDFQTELAQCNLEVNILPHRLSGRVLDQLAEELRTGLAYAERKAREVAARIVMIGILPTLHANDLTAASLSENDRYVLLNDQMRAARGEDFALDIRGVEHLVSRSPSIAPEAACTSVQLHLQVTPGRFAAVWNAAQAIAAVQVAVGANSPFLFGRELWRESRPPVFQQATDTRSPELQAQGVRPRTWFGERWIDSAYDLFEENLRYFPPLLPVCGPQEPLRVLEEGGVPDLAELSLHNGTVYRWNRPVYAVADGVAHLRVENRVLPAGPTVDDVIANTAFYYGLVRTLAEEPRPVWSRLPFAAAARNFDVACRHGIDATLDWPRPGRAGGLTGIPAVRLVRTELLPLAARGLDAWGVEPADRDHYLGIIEERCRRRVNGASWQAAAFHHARRQGLDRDAALAAMTRRYGELMHTGTPVHTWPVAWAVGGRSAVPGPRQAATEGA
- the gcvP gene encoding aminomethyl-transferring glycine dehydrogenase — encoded protein: MTTNRISLTELESGTPFARRHIGPDHEAQAKMLAHVGFGSLDELTATAVPDVIKSTEALGLPQARTEAEVLAELRDLADRNQVLSSMIGLGYYGTFTPPVILRNVMENPAWYTAYTPYQPEISQGRLEALLNFQTMVAELTGLPTSGASLLDEGTAAAEAMSLSRRVGKVKQGVFLIDADCLPQTVAVIRTRAEPTGVEVVVADLSEGIPAEVAERGVFGVLLQYPGASGAVRDPRGVIEQAHELGAIVTVAADLLALTLLTSPGELGADIAVGTTQRFGVPMGFGGPHAGFMAVRDQFARSLPGRLVGVSVDADGNKAYRLALQTREQHIRREKATSNICTAQVLLAVMAGMYAVYHGPEGLRTIARRTHRYATILAEGLRAGGVETVHGAYFDTLTARVPGRAAEVVAAARAAGINLRQVDADLVGIACDETTGRAELAGVWDAFGVRGDIEELDAAVAEALPQTLLRGDDYLSHPVFHQYRSETAMLRYLRTLADKDYALDRGMIPLGSCTMKLNATTEMEPVTWPAFGQLHPFAPAGQAEGYLTLIQELEERLAIVTGYDKVSLQPNAGSQGELAGLLAVRAYHRANGDEQRTVCLIPSSAHGTNAASAVMAGMKVVVVKTGEDGEVDADDLHAKIEKHRDELAVLMVTYPSTHGVFEEHITQICAAVHDAGGQVYVDGANLNALVGLAEPGRFGGDVSHLNLHKTFCIPHGGGGPGVGPVGVRAHLAPYLPNHPLQPAAGPETGVGPISAAPWGSAGILPISWAYVRLMGGEGLKRATQVAVLSANYIAKRLEAHYPVLYTGPGGLVAHECIIDVRPLTKATGVSIDDVAKRLIDYGFHAPTMSFPVAGTLMIEPTESEDLDELDRFCDAMIAIRAEIEKVGSGEWDKGDNPLRNAPHTAATLSGDWTHPYTREEAVFPAGVDAAEKYWPPVRRIDGAFGDRNLVCSCPPLDEYDS
- a CDS encoding DUF5999 family protein, with the protein product MCQHQPPCPSADSTDREAAHLVAHHPEQGWSLLCNGVLLFEDTGELLPDGQVIAPHRTRATAA
- a CDS encoding CPBP family intramembrane glutamic endopeptidase, with amino-acid sequence MADADVPGQGAGTGTDGAPSRSILRSETLIVLALSLGASALSALISFLGSVTKPGGLKHQAATLNASHAPGRPWLDLAWQLFGIATALVPVVLVAHLLLRERAGGLRAIGFDRRRPGFDLSRGVGVAAVIGGSGLLLYLGARAAGANLTVVPEALPEVWWKIPVLIASAVQNAVLEEVVVVGYLLRRLGQLGWAPMAALAASAVLRGSYHLYQGIGGFFGNMVMGVLFVLLYRRWGRVGPLVAAHALIDIVAFVGYAVLAGRVGWLPTG
- a CDS encoding PRC-barrel domain-containing protein, which produces MQTDIDPRSLIGRKAFDRNGAKIGTIDEVYLDDATGEPEWAAVRTGLFSRDAFVPLEPSKMVGEGLHIPYDRKLIKDAPDFGVGRHLSPEQELQLYHHYRLDISSPTDPVSSPGSGDSDFGKIAGSDD